The Nomia melanderi isolate GNS246 chromosome 4, iyNomMela1, whole genome shotgun sequence genome segment ctgTTTAGTAAAGATTGTCGAATATTGCCTTTTTAAATTAAGattgaatttcttataaaatagtGCAATTCCAATAGTACCAACTGAATGAAAGCTTGATGACTACGCCGTAGATGGCGCAATGAGCATAATTCAATAaacacatttatatataaatattgaaaatttaaaactatgtataatataatacttccAATCGATTTTACAATAccgtgtaattaataaaaaagatattatCACATATGTTCTTTACTTTATTGTCGTTAACAGTTCTTTAATTTCGTGTTTGTAGGTAGCACAATGAAAGCGGTATAATAAAGAGCTGCTATTGGCCATAACTTGTATAGCCTATCAGAGATTGGTTTCCGCTTATGCAGTTTATCCCGATTGGCTGAGACTAGCCAAATTCAAGTTCAAATAAATGTAGCGGATATTGTTTAACCGTCGTTTGACCGCTGTCGGAGTGTAAAACTTGTAACAGTGTTCTTTCAATTTATACCGGTGAATTCCGATCGGTTTGTTCTTGCGCTCCCTCTAATAGACACCATGTGTCCACGAGCAAAATAAACACTTTATTGTTATGAGAATATTAGGTAATTTTGACAATAAACATTTGACTTCGTAAACTGTTACTCGTGTGTCTGCGAGGGATTTGATATTGTGTTATTGTGAGCAAAGAggtttgttttataaaattgtcaCTGTCGTTCGTATACATTCTTCTATTCACGAACAACATACTCTAAATGTTATTGAAATCTGGTTACAATTGACACGACCTTAAATgatttcataaacatttatatttgaagaTGCATGAATGGTGGAAAGGGAATAGATTCATTTGATAAAAGTTTGATTGATGCTATTGTTTGGTTGATATTTGAGTAATGCATGTGTTGTTGCTTGAACTGAGCTTTTggaagatttattaattattattgtacttGTATGAACAGTACCTTCTTGTTTTGTAGATGGAGTCACGCTTACCAAAGCCAAAAATTCAATTAGGAAACTCAATCAGTGGAACAATTACTAACAACATGAAAGTTAATAATCAGAAGATGACAAAAGACCAAAATGTCCTGCCACAATCAAGTTCAAATAGTACTTCAGAGACACTGAAGAAGGCTAAAAGtacaataaacataaattctAAATCTGCAAATGAAAATAAGCCTCCACCAAAACAAAATCTTGTTAGATCGAAAACTATGTCGTCCATTGTTACAAAAGGAGTTAAGAGACCAGCTACTGGTACTACAATGCACACAGAAGCCAAAAAACAATTTACCAGGCCTGTAAAGCCAACTATACAAAGAACTGGCACAATGTTAACTGGTAATACAACCAATAAGACAGTACAAAATGCAACAGGTAAAACTGCAACAGCAGCTGGAGCAGCTAAACCTTCTAAATGGGATTTGAAGGGTCGTTTGGCTCATAAAAGTAATGAGTTATCTAATATACAACAACTGTATAAAGAAACTGCATCTAAGTACAACATTGCTCAGGAGAAGTTGAATACTTTagaaacaaatgtaaatatgtataaatcacAAGCAGAAAAATATGAGAACCTGAATAAGATATTAGATACTGAACTAAGAGAAGTTAAGGCAGAAAGAGAGGATTTAAGTAAACGTCTAGAGATATCAgaagaattgtttaaaaatgctTCGGAAtcattaaaactgtttaaagagAAATGTACTATGCAGGAAGCAATAATTTTAGAGCATAACTCTGAAGTAAAAGAGTTACGGACAAACTTAGATCTTCAGAAACAAATGAATGACGAATTGATGACAAATAAAAATGAGTTACAATCTTTGGTTCATACAATGGACAAAGATCGTAGAATTCTACACAATGCTATTCAAGAACTGAAGGGAAATATTAGAGTATTTTGTAGAGTGCGCCCTAGAACACCAACTGAACTTGGGAAAGTGTAGGTACCTTTTAGATAACGGGtgcaaaaatttaattcaataaaatataatacaatcgcatttattatttacagaacATGCACCATGAACTTTGTAGATGAATGCACCATTGAAGTAGGCAAGTCAGATGGTTCCGATTCGCTCAGTTGCAGTGGAAAAGTGAGGGGGACACGTCAGGAATTTTCTTTTGATAAAGTTTTTCCACCTACAGCTAAACAGGAAGATATCTTTGAAGAATTGGCCCTTCTAGTTCAATCTGCTTTGGAAGGATATAATGTTTGTGTATTCGCTTATGGCCAGACGGGTTCTGGTAAAACATATACCATGGAAGGTGTACCAGGCATTGAAACAGAAGGCATGATACCTAGAACGGTATATCGTCTAGATTATTTATAgctagaaaatattttccagtaGTAAGAAACTTAGTTCACTTTACATACTTAGGTACGGCATATATTTcaagaaatgaaacaatttcaattaCTTGGTTGGGAATATCGAATAGAAGCcagttttcttgaaatttataatgAGCATATCATCGATTTATTGGACTCTCAATCAAAGACACATGAGATCCGAATGGCTGATAGTAAAGGACATGACTTGTATGTTAGCAATCTAAAGATTGAGGAAATACATAGTCCTGAAGAATTGCACGAGTGTCTTTTAATTGCTCAGCGTAATAGAGCAGTTGCGGCTACTCAATCAAATGAGCGGTAAATTATATCgtatatattaatgataataataaatttatgaaataactaTGGTAATAAATTTTTTAGATCATCAAGATCGCATTCAGTTACAAGGATAAAACTCATTGGAGTACATAATACGAAAGAAGAGATTTCAATTGGAAACCTAAACTTAGTCGACTTAGCGGGTTCTGAACGATTAAAAGGCGAGGAATCGGTTCGAATGgcagaaacgaaaaatattaataaatcgttAGCGAATCTAGGTAATGTTATTCTTGCCCTTCTGAAAAGACAAGAACATATTCCCTATAGAAATTCAAAGCTTACCCATTTATTAATGCCATCCTTGGGTGGCAATTCAAAGACTTTGATGTTGCTGAATATATCGCC includes the following:
- the LOC116434945 gene encoding protein claret segregational, giving the protein MESRLPKPKIQLGNSISGTITNNMKVNNQKMTKDQNVLPQSSSNSTSETLKKAKSTININSKSANENKPPPKQNLVRSKTMSSIVTKGVKRPATGTTMHTEAKKQFTRPVKPTIQRTGTMLTGNTTNKTVQNATGKTATAAGAAKPSKWDLKGRLAHKSNELSNIQQLYKETASKYNIAQEKLNTLETNVNMYKSQAEKYENLNKILDTELREVKAEREDLSKRLEISEELFKNASESLKLFKEKCTMQEAIILEHNSEVKELRTNLDLQKQMNDELMTNKNELQSLVHTMDKDRRILHNAIQELKGNIRVFCRVRPRTPTELGKVTCTMNFVDECTIEVGKSDGSDSLSCSGKVRGTRQEFSFDKVFPPTAKQEDIFEELALLVQSALEGYNVCVFAYGQTGSGKTYTMEGVPGIETEGMIPRTVRHIFQEMKQFQLLGWEYRIEASFLEIYNEHIIDLLDSQSKTHEIRMADSKGHDLYVSNLKIEEIHSPEELHECLLIAQRNRAVAATQSNERSSRSHSVTRIKLIGVHNTKEEISIGNLNLVDLAGSERLKGEESVRMAETKNINKSLANLGNVILALLKRQEHIPYRNSKLTHLLMPSLGGNSKTLMLLNISPLDECYNETLNSLRFASNVNNCKTGNIKRTRTVLQNSS